CTAACGGAGCTAACGGGCAAAGTGCGGCGCCAGGTGGTTTCAACGTGGATGACGCCGTCTTTACCGTATTCCGGCATAAGTGGCTTATTCTGGCGTTTGTCTGCCTGGGGGTGGCGGGCGCGGTGGCTGTTCGCTTCGTGCGGCCACCACCGTATGTCTCCAAAGCCAAGCTAATGGTGCATTATGTCCTTAACACGCGGGACATGACGACTATGACTCCAGACAGCCCACATGCGCAATCCATCGAGTATGGCGCGCAGAGCATCATTAACGCCGAAACCGAGATCATAACCAGTCTGGATGTCGCACAGATCGTCGCTGACAAGATCGGCCCAGCGAAGATTCTGGCCAAGAAGGGCGGCGGCACAGACCGTATGGCGGCGGCGGGGGTGATTGCATCCGGGATCGAAGTCGCCCCGCCGAGAAGTTCCATTCTCACCATCTCGTTCAAACATCCAGACGGCGACATCGTCCAACCCGTCCTGCAAGCTGTGCTTGAGGCCTATATGCGCAAGCATCGGGACGTGCGTTTGATGCCGGACAGTTACTTGCTGCAGCAGCGCGAGGAACTGGGGGCCAAGCTCACCCAGACGGAGGAGCAGCTTAAAGATCTGAAGATGCAGGCCAAAATCCTGTTCCCGGACGAAATGAAGAAGTCCTACCAGGCTCAGATCGGCAAGGTTCAGGATGAACTACTTGATACAGAGCGGGAACTAATCGAACGCAATGCGATGGTGGGCGAGCGGGGCCTCGGCGCCTTGGCGGTTACCAACGGTGTGGCAGGCGCTGTGCCGCCCGACGCGTTGAGCAATTATAGCTTTGCCACCTCCAAGCTGGAAGAGTTGAAACGGCAGGAGAGCGAATTGCTGCTGCAGTATAAGGAAGCTTATCCGCTCGTCCAGAACGTCCGCGAGCGGATCCAGAAGCTCACGCGCCAAAAGGCTGACTTGGAACAGCAGTATCCCACCCTGGCGCACTTACTCCTAACTGCGGCGCACGGCAGCACCAATACCGTCAGCACGGATGTGCTGGTGGCGAGGAAGGCGGCGCTGGGCATTATCCTGAGCAACCTTCAAGAGCAGGCCACACAGGTCCTGGACTTGGAGCCCAAGATTGCCGAATTGGAGCGAGTCAAATCCGAGCACCAGAAGACTTACGAGCTGGTTACGGCCCGGCTTGAGCAGCAACAGAGAGACGAATCCCTGGTCGCCGACAAGGTGGTCAATATGAGCGAGGTGGAAAGCCCGACGCCGCCCGGACTAGACACCAAGAAGATGATGAAACTGGTGGGCATGGTTCTTGCCGGCTGCATTGGCATGGGTTTGGGGCTGGCGTTCCTGATTGACCTATTTCTCGACCGAAGCATCAAACGTGCTTCGGACATCGAGCGCTACCTTCGTCTACCAGTGCTTCTGAGCATACCGGACACTGCCTGTGCCGGGTGGCTCCGGATGCCGCGCTGGCTAACTGGGTTGAGGCGCGGCAAGAGCGCCGCGGCACACGGACTCGGCGGCAATGGGGACGGCCACACTGGAACCTCTGTGGTGCCATGGGACCCAGCACATCAATTGCGGAGCTATACGGAGGGTCTGCGGGAGCGGATCGTCAGCTATTTTGAGGTGCACAACCTGAATCTCAAGAAGCCGAAGTTGGTTGCGGTGACGGGATGTGCTGGTGGCGCGGGCGTCTCAACCCTGGCGAGCGGACTGGCAGCGGCGCTTTCCAAGACCGGGGATGGGAACGTGCTTTTGGTGGACATGAATGTGGACCAGGGAGTCGCTCATTCCTTTCACAAGGGCAAACCGGGTTGCGGCATATCGGATGCACTCGAGCCGGAGAATCGCAGCGGGGCACAGGTCGAGGATAACCTGTATGTTGCCTCACTTAACAACGGGAGCAACGACAAGTTAGTAAGAGTACTGCCGAACCGATTCAATCAACTGATGCCAAGGCTCAAGGCGAGCGACTACGATTACATAATCTTCGACATGCCCCCCGTGACGCAAACCAGCGCAACACCGCGGTTAGCGAGTTACATGGATTTGGCATTGTTGGTGCTTGAATCCGAGAAGACCAGCCAGCACTCAGCGGCCCGGGCGAGCGCGCTGATGCGGGAGGCGCGGGCGAATGTGGCCGCGGTCCTCAACAAACACCGCTCCCACATGCCGACGGCCCTTTCACAGGAAGGGTGAGCCGGCTGGCGGTGTCGGCGCGCCGCTCGGCTCGCCAGCAGATTTGCGTTCGCTCCATTCCTTTCGGTGTGGAGCAACCGAGACAACTAGACGTGCATGAAAAGCACAAGCGTCCGCCAGTCTTTCGCACCAGGTGCGAATTGACGGGGACGAAGTCCGCCCTTCGATGCCAGGGTGCCGAGCCTTGCCGGCCAGTGTCCTTACATGCCGCCACCTGCCTGCACGCATGAAATACTGCCCCCTTTTGACGAATAATCGTGATCTTCTTTGAGGGTCACCATGTCAGAAAAGCTGTTACATCGATTCTACTACGCACTGAAGCCCTTGCTGCCAAGGCGATTTCGCTACACGATTCGGCGAATTGATGCACGGAGAAAGCGCTCCCGCATTTCAAACTTCTGGCCAATCCTGCCCGGGAGCGAACTGATACCGACTAACTGGCCGGGCTGGCCGGAGGGCCGACAGTTCGCCTTCGTTTTGACCCACGACGTCGAAGGACAGAAAGGTCTGGATCGCTGCTGGCAATTGATGGACCTGGAGGCCAGACACGGTTTCCGGTCGTCGTTCAATTTTATTCCTGAGGGGGAGTACCGTGTGGACCGA
This genomic window from Candidatus Paceibacterota bacterium contains:
- a CDS encoding cellulose synthase operon protein YhjQ/BcsQ is translated as MNPANPSNGANGQSAAPGGFNVDDAVFTVFRHKWLILAFVCLGVAGAVAVRFVRPPPYVSKAKLMVHYVLNTRDMTTMTPDSPHAQSIEYGAQSIINAETEIITSLDVAQIVADKIGPAKILAKKGGGTDRMAAAGVIASGIEVAPPRSSILTISFKHPDGDIVQPVLQAVLEAYMRKHRDVRLMPDSYLLQQREELGAKLTQTEEQLKDLKMQAKILFPDEMKKSYQAQIGKVQDELLDTERELIERNAMVGERGLGALAVTNGVAGAVPPDALSNYSFATSKLEELKRQESELLLQYKEAYPLVQNVRERIQKLTRQKADLEQQYPTLAHLLLTAAHGSTNTVSTDVLVARKAALGIILSNLQEQATQVLDLEPKIAELERVKSEHQKTYELVTARLEQQQRDESLVADKVVNMSEVESPTPPGLDTKKMMKLVGMVLAGCIGMGLGLAFLIDLFLDRSIKRASDIERYLRLPVLLSIPDTACAGWLRMPRWLTGLRRGKSAAAHGLGGNGDGHTGTSVVPWDPAHQLRSYTEGLRERIVSYFEVHNLNLKKPKLVAVTGCAGGAGVSTLASGLAAALSKTGDGNVLLVDMNVDQGVAHSFHKGKPGCGISDALEPENRSGAQVEDNLYVASLNNGSNDKLVRVLPNRFNQLMPRLKASDYDYIIFDMPPVTQTSATPRLASYMDLALLVLESEKTSQHSAARASALMREARANVAAVLNKHRSHMPTALSQEG